The genomic DNA AAAGCAAACATGAAAAGCCATCTCGATTTTTTTCTCATTCATCCTCCTTGAAGAGGTTGTCTCTCTTATTTTTCAATATCCCTTTTAATAAAACTTCCTTTGCAGTCTCATAAGCTACTTCCGAACTGGCCAGAAGCATGCCGTAGATGGCGAACAGCTTTGCAAGTTCGCCGGCTGGCAGATCAGGTCGTATCTCCCCCTCATTCTGACCGTGCTCGAAAACGCCTCTCAACATGTCCCAGATTCTTTGCTTGCGTTCGTTCATCCTCTTTACAAAAAGCTTAATGATGCGGGGAGGGAACACTTCATCCGGAAATCCGCTCTCTGACATATGGTGAGTCATCGTGAACACCGGCGAGTAATTCTGGAGCGCCTTGTTTGCAGAATTTAATTTTTCTACCGTTGACCTGTGTGGAGGGTCGGTGAAGCTCATTTCGAGGTCGGAGACAAGTTTGTCGACCGCCTGGCCGATGGTTTCGAGAAAAAGCTCCGCCTTGCTCGGGAAATAAAGATACACGGCGGCTTTTGAGATTTTCACCTTATCGGCCACATCTTCCATGCTTACCCTGTCAAAACCCTTTTCAATGAACAACTCCCTCGCTGCATAGAGAATCTCAAAACGCCGCACCTCTGCAGGTTTTCTCTCCTGCGTTTTTTGCTCTACCTTTTCAATGCCTGGTTTGTCGTTCTGCATTCTCCAACCTTTCAAATTTAATTACTGACTAGTCAGTTATAATTAGCGTGGATTGTACGCAAAATATGTTTATTGTCAAGAGGTAGTATTTTTTAATTCACTTCAACTGACTGAATAGTCGGTAATATGTTTCTCGCCTGTTTTATTAGGACATTTACGCCATGATTCTTTGCAGCTATAGGGTGTTAAGACGCAAACACTGCCTCAAAGTTGCATAAAGGATTTGCTAATAAGAAGGCAGCGACCTTGACGGGTCGCTGTCATGGTTCCTTCGGTTCAGAATCTTTACTTTGCGGTTGTATCTTTGTAAGGTTCAGAGAGAATACTCAGTATCCTTCCAAGAGTATCACGAAGAACTTCTCTTGAGCAGACCAGGTCCAAAAAACCGTGTTCAAGCAGGAACTCGGAGCGCTGGAATCCTGCAGGAAGCTTTTCTCCGATAGTCTGTTCTATCACTCTTGGTCCGGTAAAACCAAGGAGAGCGCCCGGTTCCGCTATGATAATGTCTCCAAGGGATGCAAAAGAAGCCATGACTCCGGCCATTGTCGGGTGAGTCAGTATATTTATGTATGGGACTCCGGCTTTACGCAGAAGAGCGATTTCAGCGGAAGTCTTAGCCATCTGCATCAGCGAAAAGATTCCTTCCTGCATGCGGGCGCCTCCGCCGGAAGCGGTCAGCATAACGAAAGGTTTGCGTTCAGTAAGAGCGAGTCTTGCCGCTCTTGACACCTTTTCGCCCACTACCGATCCCATGCTGCCGCCCATGAAGGCGAAATCGGTTAAAGCGAAGATGACCTGAATCCCGTGAATGGACGCCCTGCCAGAGATTATGCCTTCCTCAAGTCCTGTCTTATTAACCGCCTCTTTGTACTTCTCCTTGTATTTCGGGAATCCTAACGGATCGATTGGAACAAGCCCTTTGTCGATTTCGTCGAGCTTTCCGTCGTCCAAGAGAAGCTTTATGTAGGTCTTATGTCCGACTCGGAAGTGGAAGTTGCATTTAGGGCATATCCAGTAGGACTGTTCGAGTTCCCGGCGGTAAAGTATCTCGCCGCAGGTTTCGCACTTTAGCCATAGTCCCTCTTCAAGATCGAGCTTCTTTGCTGCAGGACGTATGTTCTTTCTTGAGAACACTATTCGAACCTGTCCTTCAGTTTGTCAAGCACGCCGGGGAGAGTCGTGTACTCCATATCGCCGTGCGGGAGTCTTCCTGGTTCAAAGGGGCCGTGACGCCGGAAATAATCCGCTATCTGATTCGACATGGCTCGCGTATGATCGAATGAGGGATCATCGAACATATCACGAGGTCCAACCAGTTTGCCGTCGGCAAGTTGAAATCCTGCGGCAATAAGCCGCGGAGGTCCGTCGAAGCGTGTCGGGTTTGCTTGTTTGAAGCTCACGGGCATAAACGGCCCGTTGTGAGAACCCCTCATCCAGCCCGATACAATGTGGGGGAACGAGAAAGGCTCCATGACCTCGCCTACCGCAGGAAGACCTGACTGGCATCTTACAATCATCACGGGATCATCTTTGCCGACGTATTTGCCCGCAATCAGAGCAAGTTTCTGAGTGGATGCCTTGGCCGCTATCGTGCCGTCCTTCTTGTATATAGCATCAATAACATAATGTTCATGACTGCCTATCAGCGCAAGTAGATCATAACTTTCCTCAGGAGTAGAAAGCTTCACCTTCTTCCCCGAGTATGGATCGTTGACCATAAACACGAATCCGTCGTGCATGGTCGGGTCGATAACAAGCCCGGCCGTATTGAATGGGTCTGCAAAAATTTTGTACAAGGGGTAGTTC from bacterium includes the following:
- a CDS encoding TetR/AcrR family transcriptional regulator translates to MQNDKPGIEKVEQKTQERKPAEVRRFEILYAARELFIEKGFDRVSMEDVADKVKISKAAVYLYFPSKAELFLETIGQAVDKLVSDLEMSFTDPPHRSTVEKLNSANKALQNYSPVFTMTHHMSESGFPDEVFPPRIIKLFVKRMNERKQRIWDMLRGVFEHGQNEGEIRPDLPAGELAKLFAIYGMLLASSEVAYETAKEVLLKGILKNKRDNLFKEDE
- a CDS encoding acetyl-CoA carboxylase carboxyltransferase subunit beta produces the protein MVFSRKNIRPAAKKLDLEEGLWLKCETCGEILYRRELEQSYWICPKCNFHFRVGHKTYIKLLLDDGKLDEIDKGLVPIDPLGFPKYKEKYKEAVNKTGLEEGIISGRASIHGIQVIFALTDFAFMGGSMGSVVGEKVSRAARLALTERKPFVMLTASGGGARMQEGIFSLMQMAKTSAEIALLRKAGVPYINILTHPTMAGVMASFASLGDIIIAEPGALLGFTGPRVIEQTIGEKLPAGFQRSEFLLEHGFLDLVCSREVLRDTLGRILSILSEPYKDTTAK
- a CDS encoding fructose 1,6-bisphosphatase, with protein sequence MSKITLSVLKADIGGYVGHSSSHPEVMAKAEAMLDSAKRDGKLIDFSILACGDDLELIMTHTHGADAELIHKLAWDTFVEGTEVAKRLKLYGAGQDLLADAFSGNVKGMGPGCAEIEIEERKSEPVIIFMADKTSPGAWNYPLYKIFADPFNTAGLVIDPTMHDGFVFMVNDPYSGKKVKLSTPEESYDLLALIGSHEHYVIDAIYKKDGTIAAKASTQKLALIAGKYVGKDDPVMIVRCQSGLPAVGEVMEPFSFPHIVSGWMRGSHNGPFMPVSFKQANPTRFDGPPRLIAAGFQLADGKLVGPRDMFDDPSFDHTRAMSNQIADYFRRHGPFEPGRLPHGDMEYTTLPGVLDKLKDRFE